In the Paenibacillus sp. FSL H7-0357 genome, one interval contains:
- the gnd gene encoding phosphogluconate dehydrogenase (NAD(+)-dependent, decarboxylating), whose protein sequence is MKVGLVGLGKMGFNLGQNLLEHDHEVVAFDVNAAAVEEMGSKGAAMAKSLAELVNKLETPRVAWIMVPHQFVDSVIAELTPLLSKGDIIIEAGNSHYKESIRRHEALSKEGIYFLDAGTSGGMEGARNGACYMIGGDEEAWAVVEPLFRDTSVENGYLYAGKSGSGHFLKMVHNGIEYGMMAAIGEGFEVLEKSGYDFNFEEVARVWNNGSVIRSWLMELIERAFSKDAKLDEIKGIMHSSGEGKWTLETAFDLQAATPVIAMALLMRYRSLETDTFTGKVVAALRNEFGGHAVESK, encoded by the coding sequence ATGAAAGTAGGATTAGTCGGTTTAGGAAAAATGGGCTTCAATCTGGGCCAGAACCTGCTGGAGCATGATCATGAAGTTGTAGCGTTTGATGTGAATGCCGCTGCTGTGGAGGAGATGGGTTCTAAAGGTGCGGCTATGGCGAAAAGTCTCGCCGAGCTTGTTAATAAGCTGGAAACCCCGCGGGTTGCCTGGATTATGGTTCCGCATCAGTTTGTCGATTCTGTTATTGCTGAGCTTACACCGCTGCTGTCCAAAGGCGATATCATTATCGAGGCCGGAAATTCACATTACAAGGAATCGATCCGCCGCCATGAGGCGTTGAGCAAGGAGGGGATCTATTTCCTGGATGCAGGAACCTCCGGAGGAATGGAAGGCGCCCGCAATGGCGCTTGTTATATGATTGGCGGAGACGAGGAAGCCTGGGCAGTGGTCGAACCGCTGTTCCGTGATACCTCTGTGGAGAACGGGTATTTGTACGCCGGAAAGTCTGGCAGCGGCCACTTCCTGAAGATGGTGCACAACGGGATTGAATATGGCATGATGGCTGCGATCGGCGAAGGTTTTGAGGTGCTGGAGAAAAGCGGTTATGACTTCAACTTTGAAGAAGTAGCCCGCGTGTGGAACAACGGTTCCGTCATCCGCTCATGGCTGATGGAGCTGATAGAACGCGCCTTCTCCAAAGACGCCAAGCTGGATGAGATCAAAGGGATTATGCACTCCTCGGGTGAGGGCAAATGGACGCTGGAAACGGCATTTGACCTGCAGGCTGCGACACCGGTCATCGCCATGGCGCTGCTGATGCGCTACCGGTCGCTTGAAACCGATACGTTCACCGGCAAGGTGGTCGCCGCATTGCGCAACGAATTCGGCGGCCATGCAGTGGAGAGCAAATAA
- the zwf gene encoding glucose-6-phosphate dehydrogenase, which produces MESSTFVLFGATGDLAKRKIYPALYNLFADGKLSGPLSVIGLGRRELSNETFQAQVLDSLRTFSRRKVEESAELQDFLLAFEYSVLDVGRPEDYKKLLAHVQRREELLNIPENRMFYLSVGPEFFGPIAGNINTSGLGDTKGWKRLIIEKPFGRDLKSARELNDSLNAAFTEEEIFRIDHFLGKPMVQNLEVLKYSNPVLRALWQNRYIANVQITAAETVGVEERAGYYDKAGALRDMFQNHMLQLLMMMAMQLPKGSTPEDVRSKKRHVIRSVRPLLKEDVARHVVRGQYAAGEIRGSKVAGYTSEPGIEASSQNETYIAARLWIDDPLWSEVPFYIRTGKRMKEKSTRIVIEFKEPFNDLHNKNRGKLDLDPNLLVIEIGPGEGISLQLNTKNPRQHGQLEPVSIKHESGNPDLPEAYENLIYDALLGDATFFAHWEEVELSWQWVQPIIEATEEGTLPLHSYAAGSYGPDAADELLGEDHWWLDEELPAEQHEPNDVHETDPVAIRPGA; this is translated from the coding sequence GTGGAATCATCAACCTTTGTACTTTTTGGCGCCACAGGAGATTTGGCAAAACGTAAAATATACCCTGCATTATATAACTTGTTCGCAGATGGCAAGCTTTCCGGTCCTCTCTCGGTCATTGGTCTCGGCAGAAGAGAGCTCAGTAACGAAACCTTCCAGGCGCAAGTGCTGGATTCGCTGCGCACCTTTTCCCGGCGGAAGGTAGAAGAATCGGCGGAGCTGCAGGATTTCCTGCTGGCTTTTGAATATAGCGTGCTGGACGTTGGACGTCCGGAGGATTATAAGAAATTGCTGGCGCATGTGCAGCGCCGTGAGGAACTGCTGAACATTCCGGAGAACCGGATGTTTTATTTGTCTGTAGGTCCTGAATTTTTCGGGCCAATTGCCGGCAACATTAACACAAGCGGACTAGGTGACACCAAAGGCTGGAAACGCCTGATCATCGAGAAACCGTTCGGCAGAGATTTGAAATCGGCGCGGGAGCTGAATGACAGCCTGAATGCAGCTTTTACAGAAGAGGAAATCTTCCGGATCGACCACTTCCTGGGTAAACCGATGGTCCAGAATCTTGAAGTGCTGAAATATTCGAATCCGGTGCTGAGAGCGTTGTGGCAGAACCGCTATATCGCCAATGTTCAGATTACAGCCGCTGAGACGGTTGGGGTAGAGGAAAGGGCAGGTTATTATGACAAAGCCGGTGCTCTGCGCGATATGTTCCAGAACCATATGCTGCAGCTGCTGATGATGATGGCGATGCAGCTTCCCAAGGGCAGTACGCCGGAAGATGTCCGCAGCAAGAAGCGGCATGTGATCCGCTCGGTGCGCCCCTTGCTGAAAGAAGACGTGGCCCGGCATGTGGTCCGTGGACAATATGCCGCCGGTGAAATCCGGGGCAGCAAGGTAGCCGGCTATACTTCCGAGCCGGGAATTGAAGCTTCTTCGCAGAATGAGACTTATATCGCGGCCCGCCTTTGGATTGATGATCCATTATGGAGTGAGGTGCCGTTTTATATCCGTACCGGTAAACGGATGAAAGAGAAATCAACAAGAATCGTTATAGAGTTCAAAGAACCGTTTAATGATTTGCATAACAAAAACAGAGGGAAGCTGGATCTTGATCCTAACCTGCTGGTGATCGAAATCGGTCCCGGCGAAGGTATCTCACTGCAGCTGAACACCAAAAATCCGCGCCAGCACGGGCAGCTGGAGCCGGTCAGCATTAAGCATGAATCCGGTAATCCGGATCTGCCGGAAGCTTACGAGAACCTGATTTACGATGCTTTGCTTGGAGATGCTACTTTCTTTGCCCATTGGGAGGAAGTCGAGCTGTCCTGGCAGTGGGTTCAGCCGATTATTGAAGCCACTGAGGAAGGCACTCTGCCGCTTCATTCGTATGCTGCGGGTTCCTACGGACCGGATGCGGCCGATGAGCTGCTTGGAGAGGATCATTGGTGGTTGGATGAAGAGCTCCCTGCGGAGCAGCATGAGCCGAATGATGTTCATGAGACCGATCCTGTGGCCATCCGGCCGGGTGCTTGA
- a CDS encoding winged helix-turn-helix transcriptional regulator, with amino-acid sequence MKQDFKPLLAKVEHAYHIIGKKWVNLIIHVLMEGPKRFSELHAIIPDLSKRMLNERLKELEECGLLNRVVIPDRPVKTEYSLTEKGQELGAALCHVEVWAMKWL; translated from the coding sequence ATGAAGCAGGATTTCAAACCGTTGCTCGCCAAGGTGGAACATGCCTATCATATCATCGGGAAGAAATGGGTTAATCTTATCATCCACGTTTTAATGGAAGGACCCAAGCGCTTCAGCGAGCTGCATGCCATCATCCCGGATTTAAGCAAACGAATGCTGAATGAACGCTTGAAGGAGCTTGAAGAGTGCGGGTTGCTAAATCGTGTGGTCATCCCGGACCGCCCCGTAAAAACGGAATATTCGTTAACGGAAAAAGGGCAGGAGCTTGGAGCAGCACTCTGCCATGTGGAGGTATGGGCGATGAAATGGTTATAG
- a CDS encoding LamG-like jellyroll fold domain-containing protein, with protein sequence MGWLVNGEPETDTKVTSISFGTAVQQVAAGNSYTPVVSILPANAGNQQLEWSSSTPEVAVVDAVTGVVTALKVGDASITAKATDGSAVTSSYQVKVTDGKIAYYAFDGNLLDSLQLSAAGKATGDKVDSATVGSITYGTGVAGQAAVFDGTSGIRLPDGLLNSSTYSVSMWLNPAQLTDFTTTFFGASTMDSWISLVLQNAGGQTLLWSGTAWYDALTGLLIPLNEWTHVAFTVREGEVKVYINGSEKFSGTGFPDVFINKNAVFTLGINYWNPPFKGLIDELKVYSNTLSAEDVLAEYNLNIN encoded by the coding sequence GTGGGCTGGCTGGTGAATGGTGAGCCGGAAACGGATACGAAGGTGACTTCGATATCATTCGGTACAGCAGTCCAACAAGTAGCTGCAGGCAACAGTTATACCCCGGTGGTCAGCATACTGCCTGCCAATGCCGGCAACCAGCAGCTGGAGTGGAGCTCAAGCACTCCCGAGGTCGCAGTTGTCGATGCTGTGACAGGTGTAGTAACGGCTCTGAAGGTCGGGGATGCAAGTATTACTGCAAAGGCGACAGATGGCAGCGCGGTTACTTCCAGCTATCAAGTGAAGGTTACAGATGGGAAAATAGCTTATTATGCGTTTGACGGCAATTTACTGGATTCGCTGCAGCTGTCTGCGGCGGGCAAGGCAACCGGTGACAAAGTGGACAGTGCGACGGTCGGCAGTATTACCTATGGGACAGGTGTTGCCGGACAGGCGGCCGTGTTCGATGGTACATCCGGTATCCGGCTGCCTGACGGGCTTTTGAACAGCAGCACCTACTCTGTCTCCATGTGGTTAAATCCAGCGCAGCTGACGGATTTCACGACCACCTTTTTCGGTGCAAGCACCATGGACAGCTGGATCAGCCTGGTTCTGCAAAATGCCGGCGGCCAGACGCTGCTATGGTCAGGAACGGCCTGGTATGATGCTTTAACCGGTCTGCTAATCCCGCTGAATGAGTGGACACATGTTGCTTTTACAGTACGTGAAGGTGAAGTCAAAGTGTACATCAACGGATCGGAGAAATTCTCCGGCACGGGCTTCCCGGATGTGTTTATCAATAAGAATGCCGTATTCACTCTGGGCATTAATTACTGGAATCCACCGTTCAAAGGGTTGATCGACGAACTGAAGGTCTATAGCAATACGCTTTCGGCGGAAGACGTGCTGGCAGAGTACAATCTGAACATTAATTAA
- a CDS encoding DUF5605 domain-containing protein, producing MRGNGHGNQRPAFKKLILPPDHDYRIEIIDTWNMTITAVQELVRGDYRIELPDKQYMALRITAVN from the coding sequence ATAAGAGGAAATGGGCACGGCAATCAGCGGCCGGCTTTTAAGAAGCTGATTTTGCCACCCGATCATGATTACCGGATTGAAATTATCGATACGTGGAATATGACCATCACTGCTGTGCAGGAGTTAGTAAGAGGAGATTACCGCATCGAGCTGCCCGATAAGCAGTATATGGCCTTGCGGATCACCGCAGTGAATTAG
- a CDS encoding glycoside hydrolase family 43 protein codes for MAQPIVNPVLTGFHPDPSFLRVGDDYYIATSTFEWFPGVEIHHSRDLIHWHSLTRVLTESSQVDLRGNVSSGSIWAPALSFDNGLYYLLFTDVKSRKSVYKDLHNYLITAPDIRGPWSEPVRLNGSGFDPFLFHDTDGRKWLLNMRWDFRKSHSNFSGIIMQEYDLSTGKLTGPVHEIYKGTPTGVTEGPQLYKRNGYYYLLVAEGGTGVNHMVTMARSRSLTGPYETDPDYPIMTTAHDLNYPFQQAGHGSLVETQNGEWYMAHLCTRPIPGTGTMNPLGRETAIQRCVWTEDGWLRLAHGGKLPALVTEAPDLPPHPFEALPEHDEFDSEELGYPYQGLRIPFDPSWVSLTERPGFLRLTGRESLASLHNQSMIARPIQHFACRVSTCMEFKPVSMMEMAGLVLYYDDSDYYYLRVTADEIRGVSLGVVLCRAGKYDEISSMQISVKDWERYFLKAEINGRDIVFYASPDGEVWTAMCTPLDFGTLSDEFGGKLGFTGSYAGVCAQDLDQQSKKAYFDFFEYKALEG; via the coding sequence ATGGCGCAACCGATTGTGAATCCGGTATTGACCGGTTTTCATCCCGATCCGTCTTTTTTACGGGTTGGGGATGATTATTATATTGCTACATCTACTTTTGAATGGTTCCCGGGTGTCGAGATCCACCATTCACGCGACCTGATTCACTGGCACTCGCTTACCCGTGTACTGACGGAGTCTTCGCAGGTTGATCTGCGCGGCAACGTAAGTTCCGGCTCCATTTGGGCACCGGCGCTTTCATTTGATAACGGGTTGTATTATTTACTGTTTACGGATGTGAAATCCCGCAAGAGTGTGTATAAGGATCTGCATAACTACCTCATTACTGCGCCCGATATTAGGGGGCCATGGAGTGAGCCGGTCCGGCTGAACGGCAGCGGATTTGATCCCTTTCTGTTCCATGATACAGACGGCCGGAAATGGCTGCTAAATATGCGCTGGGATTTCCGCAAGAGCCACAGCAATTTCTCCGGTATTATTATGCAGGAATATGATCTCTCAACCGGCAAGCTGACCGGTCCGGTGCACGAAATCTATAAAGGGACGCCGACCGGAGTTACGGAAGGTCCGCAATTGTACAAACGCAATGGTTATTACTATCTGCTTGTTGCTGAAGGCGGTACAGGTGTGAACCATATGGTCACCATGGCGAGAAGCCGCAGCTTGACCGGACCTTATGAAACAGATCCCGATTATCCGATAATGACGACCGCCCATGACTTGAACTATCCCTTCCAGCAGGCTGGTCATGGGTCACTGGTGGAAACACAGAATGGCGAATGGTATATGGCCCATTTGTGCACACGCCCGATTCCCGGGACAGGGACGATGAATCCGCTCGGCAGAGAGACGGCGATCCAGCGCTGTGTATGGACCGAAGACGGTTGGCTGCGGCTGGCGCATGGCGGGAAGCTGCCTGCTCTTGTGACAGAGGCGCCGGATCTGCCGCCGCATCCCTTTGAAGCGTTGCCGGAACACGATGAGTTCGACAGCGAAGAGCTGGGATATCCCTATCAGGGACTTCGTATTCCTTTTGATCCTTCATGGGTCAGCTTGACGGAGCGTCCGGGTTTTCTGCGTCTGACTGGCAGAGAATCGCTGGCTTCCCTGCATAATCAGAGTATGATCGCCCGCCCGATCCAGCATTTTGCCTGCAGGGTGTCCACTTGTATGGAGTTCAAGCCTGTTAGCATGATGGAAATGGCGGGACTGGTACTTTATTACGATGACAGTGACTATTATTATTTGCGGGTAACTGCCGATGAGATCCGTGGCGTAAGCCTTGGCGTTGTGCTGTGCAGAGCCGGTAAATACGATGAAATCTCCTCCATGCAAATCTCGGTGAAGGATTGGGAGCGCTATTTTCTCAAGGCAGAGATCAACGGGCGGGATATCGTGTTTTACGCTTCCCCGGATGGAGAGGTCTGGACAGCGATGTGCACACCGCTTGATTTCGGCACACTGTCCGATGAATTCGGCGGCAAACTTGGGTTTACCGGCTCCTATGCAGGAGTCTGCGCCCAGGACCTGGACCAGCAGAGTAAAAAGGCGTATTTTGACTTTTTTGAATATAAAGCTCTGGAAGGATAA
- a CDS encoding AraC family transcriptional regulator, whose translation MKQLFEPVIFTDHKSLIWDYQLYTDDYYKGYYHWHQCCEIMYIHSGQGNVVVNQQMYDIRSGMLFFFQPYQLHRIYSEVSAECPFVRSIFYVDPHTAENLLKNFPKRKALFSALWQGKNTYCGFDLGSQNEAIQWIYNQYDQCRTHSPVEDSEDITMLLTQLLSCLGTGGNMLIQPEERRNLRYSEQIMNWIEEHYQEEVNLEQLAVETHLSKSYVSRIFHQETGSRLVDYLTARRIKQACRLLSTTDMPVEQIGITVGFPNASYFNQLFKRVLGTTPLKYRKSN comes from the coding sequence ATGAAGCAACTGTTCGAACCTGTTATTTTCACGGACCACAAGTCGCTCATCTGGGACTATCAGCTATACACTGATGACTATTACAAGGGCTACTACCACTGGCACCAGTGCTGCGAGATCATGTATATCCACAGCGGTCAGGGCAATGTTGTCGTCAATCAGCAAATGTATGATATCCGCTCCGGCATGCTGTTTTTTTTCCAGCCTTATCAGCTGCACCGGATTTATTCGGAGGTCTCTGCGGAATGCCCGTTCGTGCGCAGCATTTTCTATGTGGATCCGCATACCGCCGAGAATCTGCTGAAGAACTTCCCCAAGCGCAAAGCGCTCTTCTCTGCCTTATGGCAGGGTAAGAACACCTATTGCGGGTTTGATCTCGGCAGTCAGAATGAGGCCATACAATGGATTTATAACCAGTATGATCAGTGCCGGACCCATTCCCCGGTGGAAGATTCCGAGGATATTACAATGCTGCTTACGCAATTACTGAGCTGCCTGGGAACCGGCGGCAACATGTTGATCCAACCGGAGGAACGGCGGAATCTCCGCTATTCCGAGCAGATCATGAACTGGATCGAGGAGCATTACCAGGAAGAGGTGAACCTCGAGCAGCTCGCAGTGGAGACCCATTTATCGAAGTCTTATGTCTCGCGGATCTTCCACCAGGAAACGGGAAGCCGCCTGGTCGACTACCTGACCGCCCGGCGGATCAAGCAAGCCTGCCGCCTGCTCAGCACAACGGATATGCCTGTGGAGCAGATCGGTATCACGGTTGGTTTCCCGAACGCCTCCTATTTCAACCAGCTGTTCAAAAGAGTCCTCGGCACCACTCCCCTAAAATACCGGAAGAGTAATTAA
- a CDS encoding glycosyl hydrolase family 28 protein, whose amino-acid sequence MNQVQIYNAPNNIPLREDFRVKVRPVGGEWQPLLIYEVKVDMHQVRPASLAFFDLQGVAEVEITCLYTEITHVNIAPAARNIKFEQDGRKLSFLLNGPQKLSVEINGDRFRNLHLFANELEKNVPQPEYASVHLIQPGIHRTPDLLNLLETTREAEGGVPQTLYFAPGTHYIEETAFPVPSGTTVYLAGGSVLVGSLVCEGVEDVTIHGRGVIYLADFHRFSAFRGVRIVFSQRVNVEGITVIDPPHYSVFIGQSAKISINNLKSFSTRGWSDGIDIMASSVIDIRDVFMRNSDDCIAIYGSRWDFYGDSRDITVRDSILWADVAHPLMIGTHGDHQRSGDLIENIVFENIDILEHHEPQENYWGALAINAGDRNMVRNILYSDIRVERIEQGQLLDLRVVMNKDYNPEPGSGIENITFRNVRYDGADIQPSRIYGYDGKRGVDGVSFINLQINGEVIGEARTDRMLINEYARNIVFVSEDSR is encoded by the coding sequence ATGAACCAAGTGCAAATTTATAACGCTCCCAATAACATACCGCTCAGGGAGGATTTCAGGGTTAAGGTTCGTCCGGTTGGAGGGGAATGGCAGCCGCTTTTGATTTACGAGGTCAAAGTGGACATGCATCAGGTCCGCCCGGCATCGCTCGCTTTTTTTGATCTGCAGGGTGTGGCTGAAGTGGAAATTACATGCCTCTATACAGAAATTACTCATGTGAACATTGCTCCGGCAGCAAGAAATATCAAATTTGAGCAGGATGGCCGCAAACTCTCTTTCCTGTTGAACGGCCCGCAAAAGCTTTCGGTGGAAATAAACGGCGACCGTTTCCGTAATCTGCATCTGTTCGCGAATGAGCTGGAGAAAAATGTGCCTCAGCCTGAGTATGCCAGCGTGCACCTGATTCAGCCGGGCATTCACCGGACTCCCGATCTGTTAAACCTGCTCGAAACGACCAGAGAGGCCGAAGGCGGAGTACCGCAAACACTCTATTTTGCACCAGGCACTCATTACATCGAAGAAACGGCATTTCCGGTGCCCTCAGGAACGACCGTATATCTTGCCGGAGGGTCAGTCCTAGTAGGTTCACTGGTGTGTGAAGGAGTAGAGGATGTAACCATCCACGGGCGGGGTGTCATTTATTTGGCGGATTTCCACCGGTTTTCGGCTTTTCGCGGTGTACGAATTGTCTTCTCGCAACGGGTGAATGTGGAAGGAATTACTGTCATTGACCCGCCACATTACAGTGTATTTATCGGGCAGTCTGCTAAGATTTCGATCAACAACCTGAAATCATTCAGCACACGGGGCTGGAGCGATGGAATCGACATTATGGCGAGCAGCGTTATTGACATCCGTGATGTCTTCATGCGGAATTCCGACGACTGCATCGCCATTTACGGCTCCAGATGGGATTTCTATGGAGACAGCCGGGACATTACCGTACGGGACTCCATACTATGGGCCGATGTGGCTCATCCGCTGATGATTGGCACTCATGGAGATCACCAACGGAGCGGGGATTTGATCGAGAACATTGTGTTCGAGAATATCGATATTCTGGAGCATCATGAACCTCAGGAGAATTATTGGGGAGCACTGGCGATTAATGCCGGGGACCGCAATATGGTGCGGAATATCTTGTATAGCGATATCAGGGTGGAACGGATAGAGCAGGGTCAGCTGCTGGATCTGCGTGTGGTGATGAACAAGGATTATAATCCGGAACCGGGCTCGGGCATCGAAAATATTACGTTCCGCAATGTCCGTTATGACGGAGCTGACATCCAACCTTCCCGTATTTATGGATACGATGGAAAACGGGGCGTAGACGGTGTATCTTTTATCAATTTGCAGATCAATGGTGAAGTGATAGGAGAGGCGCGCACAGACAGAATGCTGATCAATGAATATGCGCGCAATATTGTTTTTGTAAGTGAAGATTCCCGTTAA
- a CDS encoding glycoside hydrolase family 88 protein, whose translation MSKTYWQEIMDRLDTKVTRMVEQIGGKCPHFAGADGKFDDIGSDWWTTGFWPGLLWIMHDMTGKDLYKEAAWHWDGTLEEWFVKPTVEFHHDVGFQFLPTAVIKNTLTGDEDGLRRGLEAANFLAARYNPVGKFIRAWNEDKYGWVIIDCMLNISLLFWASKVSGDPRYKHIAVSHAETAMKYGVNEDGSTKHILSFDAETGEYIENFGGQGYSAESCWSRGAAWGLYGFINTYRHTGDERFLDTAKRIAHYFIAALPEDQVPYWDFRLEDDKRMFRDSSAASIAASGLLELAEVVPPGEKSLYANAAERILRSLTENYATWDQPEHEAILLHGTGSGTSFIDVSLIYGDYYYVEAVSKLNGWKHRIF comes from the coding sequence ATGAGTAAAACGTATTGGCAGGAAATCATGGACAGACTCGATACAAAGGTAACGCGCATGGTGGAGCAAATCGGCGGCAAATGTCCGCATTTCGCCGGAGCAGACGGCAAATTTGACGATATCGGCTCAGACTGGTGGACGACGGGCTTTTGGCCGGGCCTCCTGTGGATTATGCATGATATGACCGGAAAGGACCTGTACAAGGAGGCCGCCTGGCATTGGGATGGCACACTCGAGGAATGGTTTGTTAAACCGACCGTTGAATTTCATCATGATGTAGGTTTTCAATTTCTGCCGACAGCCGTAATTAAGAATACTTTGACCGGAGATGAGGATGGGCTGCGCAGAGGACTTGAAGCCGCCAATTTCCTCGCTGCACGCTACAATCCGGTGGGCAAATTCATCCGTGCGTGGAATGAGGATAAATACGGCTGGGTGATTATCGACTGCATGCTGAATATCTCTCTGCTGTTCTGGGCGAGCAAGGTCAGCGGCGATCCGCGGTACAAGCATATTGCTGTGAGCCATGCCGAAACGGCGATGAAATATGGCGTCAATGAAGACGGATCGACCAAACATATTCTCTCCTTCGACGCAGAGACCGGAGAATACATCGAGAACTTTGGCGGACAGGGTTATTCCGCCGAATCCTGCTGGAGCCGCGGGGCAGCCTGGGGACTTTATGGCTTCATCAACACTTACCGCCACACCGGGGATGAGCGTTTTCTGGATACGGCCAAGCGGATTGCCCATTATTTCATCGCGGCATTGCCTGAGGATCAGGTGCCATATTGGGATTTCCGTCTGGAGGATGACAAGCGGATGTTCAGAGACAGCTCGGCTGCATCCATCGCTGCCTCCGGATTGCTGGAACTCGCTGAAGTTGTTCCGCCCGGCGAGAAGAGCCTTTACGCAAATGCTGCAGAACGGATCTTGCGCTCGCTGACAGAGAACTACGCCACCTGGGACCAGCCGGAGCATGAAGCCATTCTGCTGCACGGGACGGGCAGCGGAACCTCCTTCATCGACGTGTCACTGATTTACGGAGACTACTACTATGTGGAAGCTGTCTCGAAATTAAACGGATGGAAACATCGCATTTTCTAA